A genomic region of Palaemon carinicauda isolate YSFRI2023 chromosome 11, ASM3689809v2, whole genome shotgun sequence contains the following coding sequences:
- the LOC137649488 gene encoding octapeptide-repeat protein T2-like, translated as MWQSKIGNLKHCPFQKSNLKRDRQAEKDRGTLQAEKDRGILKAQKDRGTLQAEKYRGTLHAERDRGKLQAGKYRGALQAGRDRGKLQAGKYRGTLQAERDRGTMKAEIDRGTLQAEIDRGTLQAAKYRGTLQAEKNRGTLQAEEDRGTLQAEEDRGTLQAEKY; from the exons ATGTGGCAGTCGAAGATAGGAAACTTAAAACATTGCCCATTCCAGAAGAGCAACCTGAag AGGGACAGGCAGGCTGAGAAAGATAGAGGGACATTGCAGGCTGAGAAAGATAGAGGGATATTGAAGGCTCAGAAAGATAGAGGGACATTGCAGGCTGAGAAATATAGAGGGACATTGCACGCTGAGAGAGATAGAGGGAAATTGCAGGCTGGGAAATACAGAGGGGCATTGCAGGCTGGGAGAGATAGAGGGAAATTGCAGGCTGGGAAATATAGAGGGACATTGCAGGCTGAGAGAGATAGAGGGACAATGAAGGCTGAGATAGATAGAGGGACATTGCAGGCTGAGATAGATAGAGGGACATTGCAGGCTGCGAAATATAGAGGGACATTGCAGGCTGAGAAAAATAGAGGGACATTGCAGGCTGAGGAAGATAGAGGGACACTGCAGGCTGAGGAAGATAGAGGGACATTGCAGGCTGAGAAATATTGA